AATGCTGCAATTCGGGTTGTTATCCCAGCTGGTAAGTACTCCCCAGCCGCTTTGAGAGATGACTCGGTAATCCGCATCTAAGGCAGCAGCGGTCATATAGGTGTAATTCTGGATCGCGCTGAACCACATTGGAATCCAGTCTGCTTCTTCCTTCGCGCCAATTGCTCCTTCGCCGGAAGTGATGCTGTCGCCAATAAATTCGATTTTATGCGGTTTTTTCTTGACAGGCATGAACTCTCCGTCCGTCTTAATCGCGTGAATTTGAAGGAAACAGGCGGTGTCCTCACTCATGGCTTGTGTATCTTTAACAATCCGAATATTTTTGCACACGCGTTCATTCATGCCGCGAAAAACACAAATCCATCTTCTACCTGCCGTCACCATCTGTCTGCTCACAGGCTCTGCGTTCAGGATGATGCTGATCCAAGGCTCATAGGTGTCATAGTCAGCTTCAACCTCTACCCACAGCTCGCTTCCGGTCACTTCAAGCTCAAGCGCGCTCCCCGTCCAAAACAAGGTTAAGGGCGAAAGACTACCGGTTGTTCTGCCGTGTACGCTTATATGTTCAATATCTGCTAAAGCGGTCGTTCTTAATTGATCGTTTGTTTTCATCCATATCCCCCTCCCAACTTTACATACAGAATTATATCAGTAGGTTTGATTAAATACATCTTGTTCGCCGAGATAGTTAACCAAACGAGCATAATAAATGTTGAATGAATAAATGGAGATATACTCATTAAATCACTTTATCTACTTTAAATGGAAAAACATGATTTCAACAAAGTATTTTGTATGGTATAATCCGGCTTGTACAATAGAGATGGCTTAATGGGCGGTCGGCTAGTCTCCCGGAAGGGAGGTGATGCCCGTGGAGGTATTCCAAGCGATACAGTTAATGTTCCTTTTCGGAATGTTTATTCTCGCTTTGTTAACCTACATGAACAAGAAATAGACCGCCCTCAGGAAAGGTTCGCGGTCTATTAGATGCGGTCTAGCCTATGTGATGCCTACCGCCCTTAAAAGCGGCTATTGTTCAAGCCGTAGATGTTACCAGCATCTGCGGCCTTTATTATTTTTATTATAACCTTCCCCGTTTATACCTTCAACACTTCAAAATATATTTATGATCAGGCTCATTTATTTAACTTGCTGAGCAAGTCTGGCAGTTGCAGGCCGGGTCGCTTCCACCTCGTTCGTTGCAACTCTGACGCGTGCCAATCGTGTCGCTTCCACCATGTTGCGCAAGGATGCCGCCGTTTCCTCAAGACCGCGCGTCTTGAGTCCGCAATCCGGATTGATCCAGAACAGCTTGGGGTCCAGGACACGCAGTGCGCGTTCAATCATCGCAGTCATTTCATCAACGCTAGGAACTCGGGGGCTGTGAATATCATATACACCAAGCCCGATACCTAGGTTGTATGTGTTTTGCTCAAAGCTATGAATCAATTCACCGTGACTGCGGGAAGTTTCGATGGAGATGACGTCCGCGTCCATGTCTTTAATGGAGTCAATCATGTCGTGAAATTCGCAATAGCACATATGCGTATGAATTTGCGTCGTGTCCTTCACAGAGCAAGTGGTTAATCGGAATGCTCGTACGGCCCAGTTCAGATATTCCGATTGCTCAGAAGCTTTTAGCGGAAGACCTTCGCGTACCGCAGGCTCGTCCACCTGGATCATACCGATCCCTGCGCGCTCCAGCGCTTCTACTTCCTGTCTGAGCGCATAAGCCAGCTGGTACGCGATTTGTTCGCGGGACACATCGTCACGGACAAACGACCAGTTCATAATCGTAATCGGTCCGGTCAGCATCCCTTTCACAGGTCGATTCGTACGTGACTGCGCATATTGGGTTTCTTTTACCGTCATTTCTCCCGTAAAGAAAATATCTCCATAGATAACTGGCGGTTTGACACAGCGGGAACCGTAGGACTGCACCCAACCGTTTTCAGTAAAAGCGAAGCCCCCTAGCTTCTCGCCGAAAAACTCCACCATATCCGTACGTTCAAACTCACCGTGAACGAGAACATCCAGCCCAACTTCTTCCTGCAGCTTCATCCAAAACTCAATTTGCTCATGAATAAATGCCTCATATTTCTCGCTGCTCCATTCGCCTTTACGCCATAACTGGCGGGCTTTGCGCACCTCCGGAGATTGAGGAAAGCTCCCGATGGTCGTAGTCGGAAGAAGCGGCAGCTGCCAGTGGGCTTGCTGTGCGGCATAGCGCTCGGCGAAAGGCCGGTTACGAACCGGCTCATGTGCACTCCATTCAGCTACCGCCTGCTGAATTTTAATCCGGTTGCGATCCTCCGATTGCTGCAGTGCCTGAAGATCACTTTCATTTTGATCAAGTTCCTCTGCTACTGCATCTGCACCCTTCACTAATCCTTTTGACAGCAGCACGATTTCGGCCAGCTTCTCATCCGCAAAGGATAAGGCCATCTTCAAGACACTAGGAAGGCGAGTCTCGCGTTCTACCGTAACGGGAACATGCAACAAACTGCAGGAGGACTGGACAATGATGCGATCGGAAGGAACATGGGAGGCTAGGTCTTGCAGAAGCTTCAACTGCTCTCGCTGTGAAGACTTCCAGATGCCTCGACCGTCAATAACTCCTATTCCTAGCACTTTGTCCTCGGGAAATCCATACTTCCGAATAGAATGAAGATTGCCTTGACGACCATGTACGAAATCAAGCCCGATCCCTTGAACCGGCAGCTTGACTACCTCCGC
This genomic window from Paenibacillus hexagrammi contains:
- a CDS encoding SGNH/GDSL hydrolase family protein; the protein is MKTNDQLRTTALADIEHISVHGRTTGSLSPLTLFWTGSALELEVTGSELWVEVEADYDTYEPWISIILNAEPVSRQMVTAGRRWICVFRGMNERVCKNIRIVKDTQAMSEDTACFLQIHAIKTDGEFMPVKKKPHKIEFIGDSITSGEGAIGAKEEADWIPMWFSAIQNYTYMTAAALDADYRVISQSGWGVLTSWDNNPNCSIPAQYEKVCGLLKGATNEKLGANRDYAFDSWQPDIVVVNLGTNDGSAFQTPAWVDPATGVSYKQRLHDDGSYHEDDIAKFERAAADFLTKLRLHNKKAHLVWAYRMLGIPLMPAIYRAVDTYKRESGDHHVSIFQLPGMTDETVGARSHPGVLAHEKAAAELAGYLKGILQS
- a CDS encoding putative holin-like toxin gives rise to the protein MFLFGMFILALLTYMNKK
- the metE gene encoding 5-methyltetrahydropteroyltriglutamate--homocysteine S-methyltransferase, whose product is MSKSSVLGYPRIGADREWKKALEGFWSGKWEEAELHSRFTQIRLDHLRKLKETGIDLIPVNDFSYYDHILDTAVMFGLVPSRFTYHSGTVPLSVYYGIARGTKEAAASEMTKWFNTNYHYIVPELNGTTPQLTENKPLIAYREAKEKLGIDGKPVIVGPLTFLKLSKGYAQSEFDAWLEKLLPLYAQILRELEAEGAVWVQIDEPVLVTGVSDEDLRRLQTIYHTLTSAAPKLKLMLQTYFEAVEQFAEVVKLPVQGIGLDFVHGRQGNLHSIRKYGFPEDKVLGIGVIDGRGIWKSSQREQLKLLQDLASHVPSDRIIVQSSCSLLHVPVTVERETRLPSVLKMALSFADEKLAEIVLLSKGLVKGADAVAEELDQNESDLQALQQSEDRNRIKIQQAVAEWSAHEPVRNRPFAERYAAQQAHWQLPLLPTTTIGSFPQSPEVRKARQLWRKGEWSSEKYEAFIHEQIEFWMKLQEEVGLDVLVHGEFERTDMVEFFGEKLGGFAFTENGWVQSYGSRCVKPPVIYGDIFFTGEMTVKETQYAQSRTNRPVKGMLTGPITIMNWSFVRDDVSREQIAYQLAYALRQEVEALERAGIGMIQVDEPAVREGLPLKASEQSEYLNWAVRAFRLTTCSVKDTTQIHTHMCYCEFHDMIDSIKDMDADVISIETSRSHGELIHSFEQNTYNLGIGLGVYDIHSPRVPSVDEMTAMIERALRVLDPKLFWINPDCGLKTRGLEETAASLRNMVEATRLARVRVATNEVEATRPATARLAQQVK